The region CAAGACTGCCCGCGTGTATCTCCCCCCAGATGCAAACTGCTTCCTTAGCACGTTGCACCATTGTCTGAAGTCTAAAAACTACGTTAATCTCATGATCGGATCAAAGCAACCCACTCCAGTGTATCTGTCCCCCGACGATGCAGCTGCACATTGCAAACGAGGCATATCAACCTGGGAGTTTGCATCCACTCACTCCGGAGAGGATCCGGATGTGGTGCTAGTAGGCATCGGCGTCGAGGTCACATTCGAGGTCATCAAAGCCGCGGAGCTCTTAGCAACGGTGGCACCAGATCTTCGTGTCCGAGTGATAAACATTACCGATCTTCTGGTGCTTCCAGCAGAATCGGTTCATCCACATGCACTGTCCAGGCGCGACTTTGCCGAAATGTTTACGCTGGAGAAGCCGGTCTGCTTCAATTATCACAGCTATGCGACGGAGCTGCAAGGCCTCTTGTTTGGCCGACCTGGCTTACATCGTATGAGTGTTGAGGGCTACAAAGAGGAGGGCAGTACCACGACACCTTTTGATATGATGCTTGTGAACGACGTCAGCCGCTTTCATGTTGCCTCGAGAGCTTTGAAAGCCGCGGCAGGTCGGTGCGAAGCTGTAAGCGACAATTTGGATGATTTACTACACAAAATCGACAAGCAAATGAAGGATGTGCAAGCCTTTATTACAGAAAATGGAAAAGGTGAGTGTTGGACAAGTGCTTTTTTTGAGATTATGGCTAACGAGACACAGATCCGTCCCATATATATGAGTGGAAGCCTCGGGATGCAAAAGGCGAGGCTTGAGCTTGGGTCGCAATTGTTGTCGTCAGGCCGGCCCTTACTTTCAAAGTCATAATTCACTCAATATTACGGGAAAATATTATTCAGAGGTACCTGTATGTTGGAAACATTGGTGTTGATAATATCTACTTTAAGTTGCCTTCGTGTTATCTTAACCCATGGGAGAGAGTGATGGCACTGTGGCgttctccatctccattcGCAAATAGCGAAGCGCCGACAAAATGAATTGAATGACTTATTTGATGAATCGTTTCGCCCTCAATGAGCTTTAGCATCCGTCTGCTAATGCTAATACAATCATTCTTGTTGCGTAGCCAGAGCCTTTGCACAATCATCATTCACACCCATCCATACCGTATTGTTGCAGATATTAACATGAAACCCCCCTCAATACATATCAAGAAAATGTTCAGAGCACTGCTAACCCTAAGCTGGATTCCACTCGAAATGATGAGGACCTTTCGCTACTAGTCCGGGATCTTCGCCCTGCACGCCAGGCTTATTGTAAGCATGAGCCCCAAAGTAATCCATTTGCGCCTCCATAAACTTGGTGGGAAGCATTGTGCCTCCGGTATACTTGATGTACTCAAGCGTGGCAGACAGTGCCGGGAAATAATGGTCTGCCGCGAGCCCTCGCAAAACAGTATCCTTCAACGCCGTGAAGTTTCGTTGTAACTCCTTTCCAACGCAGCTGTTCAGTTTTGCGTTCGTAAATGACTTATTCTCTTGCAAAAACGGTTCCAGAAGGTCGGCGATGAATTCTGATTGAATGATGCACCCTGCACGCCATATTCGAATGCACTCAGACAAGCTGATATCCCAACCTTCGTCAATCGACGCCCGTGCAATTAGCTCCAGTCCTTGACAAAACGACGCAAGGAAGGCACAGTAGACAGCCCTGTGAAGACTTTCAATCATTTGACTCTTATCCTTGATATCTGTAAATGACTTTGGGTCAGGCATGGAAAGCTTTTCGGCAACTTGTAGTCGCTCCTCACGATTACCGGAAGCCACACGAAAGTAAAATCCCGCTGCGAGTGTTGGACAAGATACATGCCTCATGGCAGACTCCATAATGGACCATGAGGGTGTTCCTTCTGTCGAATCGTCATCTTGTACGACCTTGTCGAGCACATCATCGAGGACATAGCCATCCTCCGCTTCGCTGCCATTCACGGCCTTTCTCGTTCGGCAAACGTCCGAGGCAATTTTGACCAAGTAGTTGGTATGTAATTCACCGTCTGTGTTCCACGCCTCGAATATTTCACCGATCTCCTCGTAATCAAGTCCCATTCCACTATGCATGAAACCCCATGCTTCACAGATGACAGAGAGCATGCCAACCTCGATACCGTTATGGACCATCTTCACGAAGTGTCCTGAGCCACCCGGTCCAATGTTGGAAACGCAAGGTACACCAGATTTGGGGTCTTTAGCTGCATATAGCTCCAACAGCGGCATGACTTCCTCCAACGCGATGTTATTTCCACCAGCGGACATGCTTGGCCCATGGCGAGCAGACTGGTAGCCCCCGGAAACGCCCATTCCGATCCAATCCACGCCAATGCCTTGACATGCTCTTTGTCGCCTTTCGGTGTTTCGATAGTGCTCGTTGCCGCCGTCCAAAATTATGTCACCTTTCATTAGGTGTTTCTTGATCAATTTTAAGACTTCGTCTGCTGGTGTCCCATGCGTAATGGAAAACAGAAACAGTCTTCGGCCGCCGCGCTGTCGCAGGCTATCTGCAAAATCTGAAATGTCGTGGTATCCTGAAATACGTCCATTTAGACCTTTGGCCTGCTCCACTTGTTTCATAAAATTGTTGACATTTGCACTCTTAGCATCCCAGATAGAGACGTCGAGGCCGAGTTCAGAAAAGGCAAATCCCATCATAGAGCCCATATTCCCTGCCCCGACAATGCCAATTCGCTTCCATTTCATTGCTGCGTCCGATTGAGCACCCATGGTTGCGATTCATCCTAGTTTTAGTTCCGACGAACACGCACGGAGAGTAACGCCCTCATTTAAGCATCCATGACAACGGAATGTttgggaagaaaaagaattaGCCCATTTACAAATAGTTGTTGCCGCATAGGGCGTCTACTAAATAACCTCTGCGTCGTGTTGCCTTTCAATGACGCAATTATATCGACACCCCTGGAAGCATCACCATGACGTTATGTTGCTGGAGTAAACGCCATTTTTGTAAATGTATCACGCTATTGGAAAATTAGACCTAGCACGATACAAGTACTCTCTGTTTAAACTGGTTGTTGAATTATCGCCATGGGGATTCAGTATCAGGGGCACAATATTCCAACCTCGTTTGCATCATGCAGCATCCCTCTGTACTTCAATGCAGGACTCCCTCAAAAGTTGGAGGCCATTCGCAACGCCGGATTCGATGGCATAGAGATGTCTATGCCAGATATACTGGCATACGGCAGCGATCTTGAAGGAAAGACGATTCGCGAGGATGACTACGACACCCTCTCCAATGTTGCTGGGAAGATTCGCATTCTAACTGATCAACTTGGTCTTGAAATCCTCATGCTTCAGCCATTTTCAAGATTCGAGGGATGGTCAAAAGATGAGCACGCACAACAGCGAAAAGGGGCATTTACACGTGCCAGGGGCTGGATGCGAATTATGGAATCACTAGGCACGGACATGTTGCAGGTATTTTTATGCTGGAATAGTGTAGCTAGGATGCACTAGTTGCTAACTGTCGTT is a window of Pochonia chlamydosporia 170 chromosome 5, whole genome shotgun sequence DNA encoding:
- a CDS encoding 6-phosphogluconate dehydrogenase, decarboxylating (similar to Neosartorya fischeri NRRL 181 XP_001257989.1), encoding MGAQSDAAMKWKRIGIVGAGNMGSMMGFAFSELGLDVSIWDAKSANVNNFMKQVEQAKGLNGRISGYHDISDFADSLRQRGGRRLFLFSITHGTPADEVLKLIKKHLMKGDIILDGGNEHYRNTERRQRACQGIGVDWIGMGVSGGYQSARHGPSMSAGGNNIALEEVMPLLELYAAKDPKSGVPCVSNIGPGGSGHFVKMVHNGIEVGMLSVICEAWGFMHSGMGLDYEEIGEIFEAWNTDGELHTNYLVKIASDVCRTRKAVNGSEAEDGYVLDDVLDKVVQDDDSTEGTPSWSIMESAMRHVSCPTLAAGFYFRVASGNREERLQVAEKLSMPDPKSFTDIKDKSQMIESLHRAVYCAFLASFCQGLELIARASIDEGWDISLSECIRIWRAGCIIQSEFIADLLEPFLQENKSFTNAKLNSCVGKELQRNFTALKDTVLRGLAADHYFPALSATLEYIKYTGGTMLPTKFMEAQMDYFGAHAYNKPGVQGEDPGLVAKGPHHFEWNPA